The genomic stretch GGCCCGCTGCCGGAAGTCACGATGTCGACCGGGCTGACGGTCAGCCATTTACAGCCGCTGCCAGAAACGTTGCCGGAAGGCAGTATTCTGATCATGCCCGGTGTTGCAGATTCAGCAGATAACTTTGCAACACCTGCCGCACAAACCGCCTGCGACTGGCTACGTCTGCAAAAAAGCGCAATTGAACAGGGGCGTTTAACGCTGGTATGCATCTGCGCAGGCAGCCTTCTGGCGGGAGAGGCCGGGCTGCTCGACGGATATCAGTGCACCACGCATCACGACGTGATCGCCCGTTTACGCCAGCAGGTGCCTGCCGCGCAGGTGAAAGATAACCGGATATTTGTCGAAGACCGTTTCGTGCTGACCAGCGCGGGGATCAGCGCCGGTATTGATCTGGCGCTGCATCTGATCGCCACACATCTCGGTCCGCAGGCCGCACTGGACGTCGCCCGCGAAATGGTGGTCTATTTCCGCCGGGGCGGCGATGACCCGCAACTTTCCCCGTGGCTGCGCTATCGCAATCATCTGCATCCTGCCGTCCATCGCGCGCAAAACCTGATGGCCGCCGAACCAGAATCTCCGTGGCAGGTGGAAGACGTCGCCGCCAGATCCCACATCAGCGGCCGCCACCTGACACGTCTTTTCCGCCAGCATCTGGGCATCAGCGTGCGCGACTACCACGAACAACTGCGCATCGCCGTCGCACAACAACGCATCCAGCAAGGAGCAGGCATTGAGAAAGCCGCCCTCGCCGCCGGATTCTCCTCCGGCAGGCAATTCAGACGGGCACAGGAAAGGTGGCGCTGAGTGGCGGTTTAACTCACCCAATTGTGCCGGTCTATTTTCCCCAGCGCGATTGCCAGTAATAAACCGCCGCCGAGTCCGCAGATAAACAGGTACGCGACATTGAGCAGCGGGAATTGGGGGAAATCGAGATGGCGGCCGCGCAACCCAATGATGATCAGCGCATGAAAGCCGTAGATCGCCAGTGAATGACGGGAGATAAGCGAAAATCCTGGCAGAATGCGTTCGGCGAATGCATTTTTGAACGTAATAAACAGCGTCATCGCCGAGATAAACACCAGCGGGCCGGTGTAGACGTAAAAAGTATCGGCGAAATTCTGGTTAATCAGCATCTGCCGGTAAGTCCCGCCCGCAATCGTCAGCGTACTGATAACAAAAACGGCAGCGGCGGTGAACGTCACGCCGGGTTTTCGGGTATCAAGCTGGCTGATAGCGCGCCCCAGCAGGGCATACAGGACGTAATAAAACGTGTCGCCGCTGATGTACAAATCCAGGGGCAGAAGATGGACTTTCTGCCAGCTGAGCGCCGGAAGCTGCGGGTTCGCCAGAACACCGAGCAAAATCCCGGCGATCAGTAAATATTTCCCGGAGACGGATTTTACGTTGATCAGCGGGGAAAGCAGGTAGACAACCATAATCGCGTAGAAGAACCAAAGGTGATAAAACACCGGCTTTTCGAGAATCAGCCGCAGAGACGGCCAAAAACCAATTTTGGTCATCGTGACGATGTAGAGCAACGAAACAATGCTGTAGAACAACAGGCATAAACTGACGCGCAAAAAATGGCGCTTTTGCGCACTTTTATCACCAAAAAACAGCGCACCGGAAATCATGAAAAACAGCGGCACACAGACGCGGGACGCCGAATTCAGCAGGTTTGCCACCGTCCATTCCGCCGTGTGTATTGCAGGGAAATTCACCACCAGCGACGTACTGGCGTGAATCATCACCACCATCATGCAGGCGAGCGCACGCAGATTATCTATCCAGCTGATTTTTTGGCTCATTATCGGCCACTTCCTTCCCGTTGATGTGCTGTTTGCAGCGTAGTCACCTTTTTGAACGCAAACAAGGCAAAAGTGCCGATCTCAGATTGTGCTTAAGGTAAATCATAAGATTGCACTGCGCTCAAAAAATGGGCAAAATAACGCCCATTACTGCCTCGCTTGCGAATCCCGCCCGGACAGTCTCTTATTTTTTCGCTAAATCTCAACCGATTAGCCTTACGTCTGTGAAATAAAAATATGCATAATTCTCCAAATACTGCGTCCCTTCTGGGGCGGCAGGCGCTTTTGTTCCCTCTGTGTCTGGTGCTGTTCGAGTTTGCGACCTATATCGGCAACGATATGATCCAGCCGGGCATGCTGGCCGTCGTGGCTAATTTTAATGCCGGGGAAGAATGGGTGCCCACCTCAATGACCGCGTATCTCGCGGGCGGAATGTTCCTGCAATGGCTGCTCGGGCCGCTGTCCGACCGGCGCGGGCGTCGTCCGGTGATGCTTGCGGGCGTCAGCTTTTTCATCGTCACCTGTCTGGCGATTCTGTTCGTGCAGAACATCGAACAATTTATGGTGATGCGTTTCCTTCAGGGTATCAGCCTGTGCTTTATCGGTGCCGTCGGGTACGCCGCGATACAGGAATCCTTTGAGGAATCCATCTGCATCAAGATCACGGCCATGATGGCAAACGTGGCGCTAATTGCGCCGCTGCTGGGCCCGCTGGCCGGTGCGGCGCTGATCCACGTTGCGCCGTGGCAACTGATGTTTGTGATTTTCGCCGTGCTGGCAGCGATTTCGCTGTGGGGATTATGGAAATCCATGCCGGAAACCGCCTCGCGCCTTGGCGAGAAGTTTTCCATGCCGAGCCTGTTGCACGATTACAAACTGGTGCTCAAAAACCGCCAGTTCGTGTGTGGCGCACTGGCAATTGGCTTTGCCAGCCTGCCGCTGCTGACGTGGATTGCGCAGTCGCCGGTGATTTTAATCAGCGGCGAAGGGCTTTCGACCTACGATTACGGTCTGTTGCAGGTGCCGATTTTCGGTGCGCTGATTATCGGTAACGTCACGCTGGCACGCCTGACCGGCAAACGGTCGGTGGAATACCTGATCAAATTCGGCGCAGGTCCGATGGTCGTCGGTCTGCTGATTGCCGCCGCCGCGACGCTTTTCTCCGCCCATGCCTATCTGTGGATGACCGCGGGTCTGAGCCTGTACGCTTTCGGGATTGGTGTGGCGAATGCCGGTTTGTACCGCCTGACGCTGTTCTCCAGCGACATGAGTAAAGGCACCGTTTCCGCGGCGATGGGCGTCATCAGCATGATGATTTTCACGTTAGGGATTGAGCTGGCGAAAGTGGCTTACGTCGAAGGCGGTGCGGGAATGTTTAACCTGTTCAATCTTCTGAGCGGCTTGTCGTGGCTGGCGCTGGTGGTCGTTTTCCTGCGCAGCCGTCAGGTCGTATTGCCGCCGAACAGCGTGGTTTAATGTAGTCCTGAGTCGCCTGCTAAACCCCCTCCCAGCCTCCCCCTTTGCAGGGGGAGGAGCCGAAAACCGATCTGCTCCCTCCCCTACGAAGGGGAGGGCTGGGGTGGGGTATTAATGGCAACGCAGAATCAGAACAAGCCCATCGGTTTACTCGAATATGAAACGAGTAAACATTTCGTTTGCTGATAGTGATCCAACATCATCTTATGGGTTTCACGCCCGAGTCCGGATTGTTTGTAGCCGCCGAACGCCGCGTGTGCCGGATAGGCGTGGTAGCAGTTGGTCCAGACGCGACCGGCCTGAATGTTGCGCCCCATGTGATACGCCACGTTGCCGTCGCGGCTCCAGACGCCCGCCCCCAGACCGTACGCCGTGTCGTTGGCGATTTGCAGCGCGTCATCCATATCTTTAAACGTGGTCACCGCCAGCACCGGCCCGAAAATTTCTTCCTGGAACACGCGCATGTTGTTTTTACCCAGCAAAATGGTCGGTTGCAGGTAATAACCCTCGTTCAGCGAGCCTTCGAGTCTTTTCTTCGCGCCCCCGGTCAGCACTTCCGCGCCCTCTTTCTTACCGATTTCGATGTAATCCAGAATGGTTTTCATCTGTCCGGCAGAAACCTGCGCGCCCATCTGGGTTTCCATATCCAGCGGGTTACCGGTTTTGATGGCTTCCACGCGTTTAATCGCGCGTTCCATAAAGCGTTCGTAGATGGATTCCTGCACCAGCGCGCGGCTCGGGCAGGTACAGACTTCACCCTGATTGAACGCAAACAGCGCGAAACCTTCCAGCGCTTTGTCAAAGAATTCGTCTTCTTTGTCCATCACGTCGGCGAAGAAAATGTTCGGGGATTTTCCGCCCAATTCCAGCGTGGCCGGGATCAGGTTTTGTGCCGCGTAACCGGCGATTTGCTGGCCGACTTCGGTCGAACCGGTGAACGCAACTTTGGCGATACGTTTGGACGTCGCCAGATACTCGCCGATTTCACTGCCTGAACCGTTTACCACGTTGATCACGCCCGCAGGCAGAATGTCCTGCACCAATTCCATCAGCAACAGCACGGAAAGCGGCGTCAGTTTGGCCGGTTTGAGCACGATGCAGTTACCGGCAGCCAGCGCCGGTGCCATTTTCCAGCACGCCATCAGCAGCGGGAAATTCCACGGAATGATTTGCGCCACAACACCCAGCGGTTCGTGGAAATGATAGGCGACAGTTTCGCTGTCGATTTCACTGATCCCGCCTTCCTGCGCACGCACGCAGGACGCGAAATAACGGAAATGGTCGATGGCTAACGGAACGTCCGCACCGCTGGTTTCGCGGATCGGTTTGCCGTTGTCCCAGGTTTCAGCATTGGCCAGCAACTCAATATTGGCTTCCATCCGGTCGGCAACTTTCAGCAGTAA from Rahnella sikkimica encodes the following:
- the exaC gene encoding acetaldehyde dehydrogenase ExaC, encoding MAYDKNPHAVKPEEYGFPLKLKKQYDNFIGGEWVAPVKKEYYDNLTPVTGEVLCKVASSSADDIELALDAAHKAKGDWGKMPVQQRANLLLKVADRMEANIELLANAETWDNGKPIRETSGADVPLAIDHFRYFASCVRAQEGGISEIDSETVAYHFHEPLGVVAQIIPWNFPLLMACWKMAPALAAGNCIVLKPAKLTPLSVLLLMELVQDILPAGVINVVNGSGSEIGEYLATSKRIAKVAFTGSTEVGQQIAGYAAQNLIPATLELGGKSPNIFFADVMDKEDEFFDKALEGFALFAFNQGEVCTCPSRALVQESIYERFMERAIKRVEAIKTGNPLDMETQMGAQVSAGQMKTILDYIEIGKKEGAEVLTGGAKKRLEGSLNEGYYLQPTILLGKNNMRVFQEEIFGPVLAVTTFKDMDDALQIANDTAYGLGAGVWSRDGNVAYHMGRNIQAGRVWTNCYHAYPAHAAFGGYKQSGLGRETHKMMLDHYQQTKCLLVSYSSKPMGLF
- a CDS encoding GlxA family transcriptional regulator — its product is MQRNVYFVTLPGVMSLDLTGPAEALRIAGQFDLHYIGPLPEVTMSTGLTVSHLQPLPETLPEGSILIMPGVADSADNFATPAAQTACDWLRLQKSAIEQGRLTLVCICAGSLLAGEAGLLDGYQCTTHHDVIARLRQQVPAAQVKDNRIFVEDRFVLTSAGISAGIDLALHLIATHLGPQAALDVAREMVVYFRRGGDDPQLSPWLRYRNHLHPAVHRAQNLMAAEPESPWQVEDVAARSHISGRHLTRLFRQHLGISVRDYHEQLRIAVAQQRIQQGAGIEKAALAAGFSSGRQFRRAQERWR
- a CDS encoding acyltransferase — encoded protein: MSQKISWIDNLRALACMMVVMIHASTSLVVNFPAIHTAEWTVANLLNSASRVCVPLFFMISGALFFGDKSAQKRHFLRVSLCLLFYSIVSLLYIVTMTKIGFWPSLRLILEKPVFYHLWFFYAIMVVYLLSPLINVKSVSGKYLLIAGILLGVLANPQLPALSWQKVHLLPLDLYISGDTFYYVLYALLGRAISQLDTRKPGVTFTAAAVFVISTLTIAGGTYRQMLINQNFADTFYVYTGPLVFISAMTLFITFKNAFAERILPGFSLISRHSLAIYGFHALIIIGLRGRHLDFPQFPLLNVAYLFICGLGGGLLLAIALGKIDRHNWVS
- a CDS encoding MFS transporter, yielding MHNSPNTASLLGRQALLFPLCLVLFEFATYIGNDMIQPGMLAVVANFNAGEEWVPTSMTAYLAGGMFLQWLLGPLSDRRGRRPVMLAGVSFFIVTCLAILFVQNIEQFMVMRFLQGISLCFIGAVGYAAIQESFEESICIKITAMMANVALIAPLLGPLAGAALIHVAPWQLMFVIFAVLAAISLWGLWKSMPETASRLGEKFSMPSLLHDYKLVLKNRQFVCGALAIGFASLPLLTWIAQSPVILISGEGLSTYDYGLLQVPIFGALIIGNVTLARLTGKRSVEYLIKFGAGPMVVGLLIAAAATLFSAHAYLWMTAGLSLYAFGIGVANAGLYRLTLFSSDMSKGTVSAAMGVISMMIFTLGIELAKVAYVEGGAGMFNLFNLLSGLSWLALVVVFLRSRQVVLPPNSVV